In Mauremys reevesii isolate NIE-2019 linkage group 8, ASM1616193v1, whole genome shotgun sequence, a single genomic region encodes these proteins:
- the LOC120369877 gene encoding myeloid protein 1-like — MLTLKLIVFAGLVSIVAAGRWAQICDGNPFNSIRGCDKYGCGYYGAPRNGGKHLAVDVKCQDGSGVYAPFSGLIVRRIKPFGNNNAIDDGILLREVKSGSCIKLAFIGPLRNRGWIRKGSKIGVMLPMQSVYPDIISHVRIQNCDYSNPTSNL, encoded by the exons ATGCTCACACTCAAACTGATTGTTTTTGCTGGTTTGGTTTCCATTG TTGCTGCAGGACGATGGGCACAAATCTGTGATGGGAATCCTTTCAACAGCATAAGGGGCTGTGATAAGTATGGCTGTGGATATTATGGAGCTCCAAG AAATGGAGGAAAGCACCTAGCAGTGGATGTTAAATGCCAGGACGGATCAGGAGTGTATGCTCCTTTTAGTGGCCTGATTGTGAGACGCATTAAACCCTTTGGAAATAATAATGCCATTGATGATGGAATCTTACTCCGTGAAGTAAAATCAG GTTCTTGCATAAAACTGGCCTTTATCGGGCCTTTGAGAAACAGAGGCTGGATCAGGAAGGGATCTAAAATTGGAGTAATGCTGCCAATGCAGAGCGTGTATCCTGATATAATATCTCATGTTCGCATCCAGAACTGTGACTACTCAAATCCTACTAGCAACTTATGA